The nucleotide sequence GTTTTTCTTCTATACATTTCGTAATCCTTAGTTCCTTTTTTCCATCCTGTCCTTACTTTTACATCTGGCTTATAATTTTCGTTGATAACAATTTCACCTTTGGCTAAACAATAATAAGTAGGTGTATTTTCTTTACAATTACCGCATTTTAAACAGTTCATCTTTCTAACTTAACCTCCAATTACTAATGTTTTATTAGTCTAAGAATTCAAATTCAAAACCACACATATTCACTATATCTCCATCTTGAACCCCTAGTTTTTTAAGTTCTTCAACTATGCCACGTTTCCTAATAACCTTTTGGAAATATCTAAAGGAGTCTAAGTCTTCAAAATTAGTTGAATTAATAAGTTTCTCAATAGGATATCCCTCGACGATAAACTTATCGCCTTCCTTCCTAATTATTACCTCCTGTCTATCTTTATTTTTATGTTCATAAACTTTGATTTCTTCGCTTTCTTCAATTAATGGCTCTGGTTCTCCTAATTCATCAAGCTTATTCCATACAATATATTTCAACTCATCTAGTCCTTTGCCTGTAGCAGCTGATATCTCATGTATTTCATATTCGTTTCCTAATTCTTCTTTTAATTTATTTAAACCTTCTTGTGAAGTCGGTAAATCCATTTTATTCGCAACAATTATCTGGGGTCTTTCTGCTAATTTAGAATTATATTGTTTAATTTCTTCATTTATTTTATGGAAATCTTCGACTGGGTCTCTTCCCTCTATACCCGAAACATCTATAACATGCAATAAAAGCCTAGTTCTTTCAACGTGTCGTAAAAACTCATGTCCAAGTCCAACTCCTGCATGTGCTCCTTCAATCAACCCTGGTATATCTGCTATAACATAACTTTGTCCGTCTCC is from Caldisalinibacter kiritimatiensis and encodes:
- the obgE gene encoding GTPase ObgE, giving the protein MFIDVAKIYVKGGKGGDGAVAFRREKYEPSGGPAGGDGGHGGSVILKVDEGIKTLMDFRYKKHYKAENGENGKSKNQYGKKGKDLILRVPPGTLVKDADTEVILADLTEKEQEFIVAKGGRGGKGNSKFATATRQAPRFAEAGEKGEERWIILELKLLADVGLVGFPNVGKSTLLSSVTSAKPKIANYHFTTLKPNLGVVELGDGQSYVIADIPGLIEGAHAGVGLGHEFLRHVERTRLLLHVIDVSGIEGRDPVEDFHKINEEIKQYNSKLAERPQIIVANKMDLPTSQEGLNKLKEELGNEYEIHEISAATGKGLDELKYIVWNKLDELGEPEPLIEESEEIKVYEHKNKDRQEVIIRKEGDKFIVEGYPIEKLINSTNFEDLDSFRYFQKVIRKRGIVEELKKLGVQDGDIVNMCGFEFEFLD